In Panthera tigris isolate Pti1 chromosome D2, P.tigris_Pti1_mat1.1, whole genome shotgun sequence, one DNA window encodes the following:
- the FGF8 gene encoding fibroblast growth factor 8 isoform X1: MGSPRSALSCLLLHLLVLCLQAQVRRTARRRGPGGGAALGRELASLCGAGRESQGVSQQVTVQSSPNFTQHVREQSLVTDQLSRRLIRTYQLYSRTSGKHVQVLANKRINAMAEDGDPFAKLIVETDTFGSRVRVRGAETGLYICMNKKGKLIAKSNGKGKDCVFTEIVLENNYTALQNAKYEGWYMAFTRKGRPRKGSKTRQHQREVHFMKRLPRGHHTTEQSLRFEFLNYPPFTRSLRGSQRTWAPEPR, encoded by the exons ATGGGCAGCCCCCGCTCGGCGCTGAGCTGCCT GCTGTTGCACTTGCTGGTTCTCTGCCTCCAAGCCCAGGTAAGGCGCACTGCGCGGCGGCGGGGCCCGGGCGG gggggCTGCGCTGGGCAGGGAGCTTGCTTCCCTGTGCGGAGCTGGCCGGGAGTCCCAGGGTGTTTCCCAACAG GTAACTGTTCAGTCCTCACCTAATTTTACACAGCATGTGAGGGAGCAGAGCCTGGTGACGGATCAGCTCAGCCGCCGCCTTATCCGGACCTACCAGCTCTACAGCCGCACCAGCGGGAAGCACGTGCAGGTCCTGGCCAACAAGCGCATCAACGCCATGGCAGAGGACGGGGACCCCTTCG CAAAGCTCATTGTGGAGACAGATACCTTTGGCAGCCGGGTTCGAGTCCGAGGAGCTGAGACAGGCCTCTACATCTGCATGAATAAGAAGGGGAAGCTGATTGCCAAG AGCAACGGCAAGGGCAAGGATTGCGTCTTCACGGAGATCGTGCTGGAGAACAACTACACGGCCCTGCAGAACGCCAAGTACGAAGGCTGGTACATGGCCTTCACCCGCAAGGGCCGGCCGCGCAAGGGCTCCAAGACGCGGCAGCACCAGCGCGAGGTCCACTTCATGAAGCGGCTGCCCCGAGGCCACCACACCACGGAGCAGAGCCTGCGCTTCGAGTTCCTCAACTACCCGCCGTTCACGCGCAGCCTGCGCGGCAGCCAGAGGACTTGGGCCCCCGAGCCCCGGTAG
- the FGF8 gene encoding fibroblast growth factor 8 isoform X2 has translation MGSPRSALSCLLLHLLVLCLQAQAGGGGGVRGAALGRELASLCGAGRESQGVSQQVTVQSSPNFTQHVREQSLVTDQLSRRLIRTYQLYSRTSGKHVQVLANKRINAMAEDGDPFAKLIVETDTFGSRVRVRGAETGLYICMNKKGKLIAKSNGKGKDCVFTEIVLENNYTALQNAKYEGWYMAFTRKGRPRKGSKTRQHQREVHFMKRLPRGHHTTEQSLRFEFLNYPPFTRSLRGSQRTWAPEPR, from the exons ATGGGCAGCCCCCGCTCGGCGCTGAGCTGCCT GCTGTTGCACTTGCTGGTTCTCTGCCTCCAAGCCCAG gcggggggggggggcggggtgaggggggCTGCGCTGGGCAGGGAGCTTGCTTCCCTGTGCGGAGCTGGCCGGGAGTCCCAGGGTGTTTCCCAACAG GTAACTGTTCAGTCCTCACCTAATTTTACACAGCATGTGAGGGAGCAGAGCCTGGTGACGGATCAGCTCAGCCGCCGCCTTATCCGGACCTACCAGCTCTACAGCCGCACCAGCGGGAAGCACGTGCAGGTCCTGGCCAACAAGCGCATCAACGCCATGGCAGAGGACGGGGACCCCTTCG CAAAGCTCATTGTGGAGACAGATACCTTTGGCAGCCGGGTTCGAGTCCGAGGAGCTGAGACAGGCCTCTACATCTGCATGAATAAGAAGGGGAAGCTGATTGCCAAG AGCAACGGCAAGGGCAAGGATTGCGTCTTCACGGAGATCGTGCTGGAGAACAACTACACGGCCCTGCAGAACGCCAAGTACGAAGGCTGGTACATGGCCTTCACCCGCAAGGGCCGGCCGCGCAAGGGCTCCAAGACGCGGCAGCACCAGCGCGAGGTCCACTTCATGAAGCGGCTGCCCCGAGGCCACCACACCACGGAGCAGAGCCTGCGCTTCGAGTTCCTCAACTACCCGCCGTTCACGCGCAGCCTGCGCGGCAGCCAGAGGACTTGGGCCCCCGAGCCCCGGTAG
- the NPM3 gene encoding nucleoplasmin-3: MAAGAAAALAFLSQESRARAGGVGGLRVPAPVTMDSFFFGCELSGHTRSFTFKVEEEDESEHVLALTMLCLTEGAKDECNVVEVVARNHDHQEIAVPVANLKLSCQPMLSLDDFQLQPPVTFRLKSGSGPVRITGRHQIVTISNDVSEEEESEEGSEEEEAELCPILPAKKQRGRP, translated from the exons ATGGCCGCCGGCGCCGCCGCCGCTTTAGCGTTCCTGAGTCAGGAGAGCCGAGCCCGGGCCGGGGGGGTCGGGGGTCTGCGGGTCCCGGCTCCGGTCACTATGGACAGTTTTTTCTTCG gctgtgagctctcCGGCCACACCCGCTCTTTCACCTTCAAGGTAGAGGAAGAGGATGAATCGGAGCATGTGCTGGCGTTGACCATG CTCTGCCTCACCGAGGGGGCCAAAGATGAGTGTAATGTGGTAGAAGTCGTGGCCAGGAATCATGACCATCAGGAGATTGCAGTCCCTGTGGCCAATCTCAAGTTGTCCTGCCAACCCATG CTCAGTTTGGATGACTTCCAGCTCCAGCCACCTGTAACCTTCCGCCTGAAGTCAGGTTCTGGCCCTGTGCGCATCACTGGGAGGCACCAGATTG TTACTATAAGCAATGACGTTTCTGAGGAAGAAGAGAGTGAAGAagggagtgaggaggaggaagctgagtTGTGCCCCATCCTACCTGCCAAGAAGCAGAGGGGCAGGCCCTAG